In Microbacterium maritypicum, the following are encoded in one genomic region:
- a CDS encoding MFS transporter has protein sequence MRRKDAANIVPTNTPIEDVSQLTLRAEDEEDPTTAELRIPKVGPGFVFVYSFAYFGYFLCLFMPALFSLPYKIQLVDPASKETVLGLVVGISAIVLLPAGPVLGVLSDRSKFAWGRRRPFLILGFSVFAISAFLIAIAPNVPLILVGYVIAQLAASLVGVAMNPTLAEHVPPAQRGKLGALSGVMASIAGVSATLVGSLLLSNVVLLFLAPVAVFALGVLLWVLVIPDSPAPERFQSVKVGSSLRSLLFNPLKHPDFSLVWVGKLCIGVGTAFFSTYQLYFLLDRLGFTAEQAGQQLAVAGGLALLATIGFTILGGFLSDKLRRRKPFIYIAAGMIAAGMAIAAIAPDFGIYIIGGVLISAGSGAFNSVDLALASDVLPDPAAGGKWMSIYQVSGTLATAIGPVIAPLLLAIGGGSGNYTALFIAGGVFALGAAVTAARVRGVR, from the coding sequence ATGAGACGCAAAGACGCGGCAAACATCGTGCCGACTAACACACCTATCGAGGACGTATCTCAGCTCACCTTGCGGGCGGAGGATGAGGAAGATCCCACGACGGCGGAGCTGCGCATTCCGAAGGTGGGGCCGGGCTTTGTCTTCGTGTACAGCTTCGCGTACTTCGGATACTTCCTGTGCCTGTTCATGCCGGCGCTCTTCAGCCTCCCGTACAAGATTCAACTCGTCGACCCCGCGAGCAAGGAGACCGTGCTCGGTCTGGTCGTCGGTATCAGTGCCATCGTTCTGCTGCCTGCAGGACCGGTACTCGGTGTACTCAGCGACCGAAGCAAGTTCGCCTGGGGGCGACGCCGGCCGTTCCTCATTCTCGGCTTCTCGGTCTTTGCCATCAGTGCGTTTCTGATTGCCATCGCGCCGAACGTGCCTCTCATCCTCGTTGGATACGTGATCGCTCAGCTCGCCGCATCCCTCGTAGGCGTCGCCATGAACCCCACCCTCGCCGAACACGTGCCCCCCGCACAGCGAGGCAAGCTGGGTGCGCTGAGCGGCGTTATGGCATCGATTGCTGGCGTCTCCGCCACCCTGGTTGGCAGCCTGTTGCTGAGCAACGTGGTGCTGCTCTTCCTGGCCCCGGTCGCCGTCTTCGCGCTCGGTGTGCTGCTGTGGGTACTCGTCATCCCCGACAGCCCCGCGCCGGAGCGTTTTCAGTCCGTCAAGGTTGGATCGTCCCTGCGTAGCCTGCTGTTCAACCCGCTCAAGCACCCAGATTTCTCGTTGGTGTGGGTCGGAAAGCTGTGCATCGGAGTGGGAACGGCATTCTTCAGCACCTACCAGCTGTACTTCCTTCTGGACCGACTCGGCTTCACCGCGGAACAGGCGGGTCAGCAGCTCGCTGTCGCCGGCGGGCTGGCCCTGCTCGCGACTATCGGATTCACGATCCTGGGTGGGTTCCTTTCGGACAAGTTGCGTCGGCGTAAGCCATTCATTTACATCGCGGCGGGGATGATCGCCGCGGGTATGGCCATCGCAGCTATAGCACCTGACTTCGGGATCTACATCATCGGAGGCGTGCTCATTTCCGCTGGTTCCGGCGCGTTCAACTCGGTCGATCTCGCCCTTGCCTCTGACGTCTTGCCCGACCCTGCTGCTGGCGGAAAGTGGATGTCGATCTACCAGGTCTCCGGCACACTGGCGACCGCTATCGGGCCTGTCATCGCGCCACTTCTTCTCGCCATCGGCGGAGGGTCTGGAAACTACACCGCCCTCTTCATCGCGGGTGGAGTCTTTGCCCTCGGCGCCGCAGTCACCGCAGCCCGCGTCCGCGGAGTGCGATGA
- a CDS encoding DUF5597 domain-containing protein, with product MKHLHVRGKRFVILGGELHNSSSSSRLAIRDAFDALDGMNLNTVLAPVSWRQLEPHEGEFDFFLVDELVSTARDKNLHLIPLWFGTWKNGRSTYIPDWVRSDPQRFPRAEIRTGETRDCLTPFATEAAEADARAFAALMAHIRDIDSAEGTIVMVQVENEVGILGDSRDRSAAAEHAYHSSVPEDVLAALRTDAPLRIREAWRSHGEQQAGTWSELFGDTTDTDEAFMAAAYARHVERVAAAGRAQYPLPLFANAWLYTQLEVADGNPAGGQEPGIYPSGGPLPHVGAMWSALAPSLDLLVPDIYFGDFDQICRDYIGLSGGLLIPEMRRNVAGVADAFVALGTHSAIGVSPFGIDTTELPEGEALFDAYGALAILAKVNSAPPIGSIRLHAELEQQELALGRYTAIARREPNRVGGFNEWGYGLIVQESEDTFLACGRGAELSFFCAEGRAEIVKVEELRARESGVEVYRELNGDETESGSVVVLPSLEPRPPSDAYHIPSIRRRSGVVRFTLASPPPATAPAAEPSRSTRT from the coding sequence GTGAAGCACCTTCACGTCCGTGGCAAGCGCTTCGTCATCCTCGGGGGTGAGCTACACAATTCCTCGAGCAGCAGCCGCCTCGCCATTCGAGATGCCTTCGATGCCCTGGACGGCATGAATCTCAACACCGTTCTGGCGCCTGTCTCGTGGCGACAGCTGGAGCCCCACGAAGGGGAGTTCGACTTTTTTCTTGTCGATGAGCTCGTCTCCACAGCGCGTGACAAGAATCTGCATCTGATCCCGCTCTGGTTCGGGACATGGAAGAACGGGCGCTCAACTTACATTCCCGACTGGGTGCGGTCCGACCCTCAGCGTTTCCCCCGGGCCGAAATCAGAACGGGCGAGACTCGCGACTGCTTGACTCCTTTCGCCACGGAAGCTGCAGAAGCGGATGCGCGGGCCTTCGCCGCGCTCATGGCGCACATCCGGGACATCGACTCTGCCGAAGGAACCATCGTGATGGTCCAGGTGGAGAACGAAGTCGGAATCCTGGGGGACTCCCGAGACCGTAGCGCTGCGGCGGAACACGCCTACCACAGCAGCGTCCCGGAAGACGTCCTCGCCGCGCTCCGCACGGATGCACCTCTTCGTATTCGAGAGGCGTGGCGCTCTCACGGCGAGCAGCAAGCGGGCACATGGTCGGAGTTGTTCGGAGACACCACAGACACTGATGAAGCCTTCATGGCGGCAGCCTATGCGCGCCATGTCGAGCGAGTTGCCGCCGCGGGAAGAGCCCAATACCCGCTCCCCCTGTTCGCGAACGCATGGTTGTACACGCAACTCGAGGTTGCGGATGGCAATCCGGCGGGGGGCCAGGAGCCAGGCATATACCCCAGCGGTGGCCCACTCCCCCATGTGGGAGCGATGTGGAGCGCACTCGCGCCCTCGCTGGACTTGCTCGTCCCCGACATCTACTTCGGGGACTTCGACCAGATCTGCAGGGACTACATCGGCCTCAGTGGCGGCCTTCTCATCCCGGAGATGCGCCGAAATGTCGCTGGTGTCGCAGACGCATTCGTCGCCTTGGGCACGCACTCCGCCATCGGGGTCTCCCCGTTCGGCATCGACACCACGGAGTTGCCCGAGGGCGAGGCCTTGTTCGATGCCTACGGGGCACTAGCGATCCTCGCAAAGGTCAACTCAGCGCCTCCCATCGGGAGCATCAGACTTCATGCCGAGCTCGAGCAGCAAGAGCTTGCGTTGGGGAGGTACACCGCCATCGCACGACGCGAGCCGAACAGGGTTGGCGGGTTCAACGAGTGGGGCTATGGGCTGATCGTTCAGGAGTCTGAGGACACGTTCCTCGCATGCGGCAGAGGAGCTGAACTGTCGTTCTTCTGCGCGGAAGGTCGAGCGGAGATCGTCAAGGTCGAAGAGCTGAGAGCTCGCGAAAGCGGCGTGGAGGTCTACCGCGAGCTCAACGGTGACGAGACAGAAAGCGGCAGCGTCGTGGTCTTGCCGTCTCTCGAACCACGACCGCCATCCGACGCGTACCACATCCCCTCCATCCGCCGGCGCAGTGGCGTGGTGCGGTTCACGTTGGCGAGCCCGCCGCCCGCCACCGCTCCGGCCGCCGAGCCATCGCGGTCGACCCGTACATGA
- a CDS encoding MMPL family transporter encodes MARLLSRLGRFSARHRWAVLISWLLAVAVLAVVALSGMKFGDGGFDVPGTPSSEAMSVLDEEFPPDDSDVGSLQLVIQNPDGDIVDAEAMARIADALVDVRDIDGVESVSDPFDQTRPYISEDLSTAVATVSVDNAADAETATERLAEVAQSLRADGLNAEVGGSLGEGVPEILGPSEIVGAALAFLVLLITFGSLVAAGANMFTALIGVAVGILGVLAFSAVTPIGSLTPILAVMLGLAVGIDYTLFILARFRTELREGRGLHSAIGVAVGTAGSAVVFAGATVIIALTGLTVVGIPFLGEMGLAAAFAVAIAVLMALTLVPALLSFMGTRALSRRDRKLVGTDVTEKNGFIAGWARFVTRRRALSLLGGAALLVVAAVPLMSMQTALTMPGGEDPDSTQRAAYEIVADKFGDGAQDPLVVLVRSDNVETVLSGVVDNLAELDNVDMVIPAAVTDDGDTAMLTVMSKYGPLDSRTTDLVHDIRAEDGEISGAQLLVTGATAIGLDSDEQLQSALTMYIALIVGLSLVLMVILFRSLLIPLVATAGFLLSLGAGLGATVAIFQWGWLDAIVQAPQGNPLLSLLPIVVTGILFGLAMDYQVFLVSRMHEAHERGLTPLEAVRAGFRHSAVVVVAAAAIMAAVFGGFAMSHSSLVGSIAMALTVGVIADAFIVRMILVPAALSLMGKAAWWIPKWLDRVLPTIDVEGAGLDPQPAPRPENAPVAARDAVGVGR; translated from the coding sequence ATGGCTCGACTACTTTCCCGGCTCGGCCGGTTCTCCGCACGTCATCGCTGGGCGGTGCTGATCTCCTGGCTCTTGGCGGTCGCCGTGCTGGCCGTGGTCGCGCTATCCGGGATGAAGTTCGGCGACGGGGGGTTCGATGTTCCGGGCACTCCCTCCAGCGAGGCAATGAGCGTACTGGATGAGGAATTCCCCCCGGACGATTCGGATGTCGGCTCGTTGCAACTCGTCATCCAGAACCCGGACGGCGACATCGTCGATGCAGAGGCGATGGCTAGGATCGCCGATGCGCTCGTCGACGTCCGTGACATCGACGGTGTGGAATCTGTCTCCGACCCCTTCGACCAGACCCGCCCGTACATCTCCGAAGACCTCTCGACTGCGGTCGCTACCGTGTCCGTGGACAACGCCGCAGATGCAGAAACCGCGACCGAGCGCCTTGCAGAAGTCGCGCAGTCTCTGCGTGCTGATGGTCTGAACGCCGAAGTCGGCGGCTCACTCGGTGAAGGGGTGCCGGAGATCCTCGGGCCGAGCGAGATCGTCGGCGCGGCGCTCGCATTCCTGGTCCTTCTCATCACTTTCGGCTCCCTGGTTGCGGCCGGCGCGAACATGTTCACTGCGCTCATCGGCGTGGCTGTCGGAATCCTCGGTGTACTGGCGTTCTCCGCGGTGACCCCCATCGGGTCCCTCACTCCGATCTTGGCCGTCATGCTCGGCCTCGCCGTCGGGATCGACTACACGCTGTTCATCCTCGCCAGGTTCCGCACCGAGCTTCGCGAGGGGAGAGGCTTGCACAGTGCCATTGGCGTCGCCGTCGGCACTGCCGGGTCTGCGGTCGTCTTCGCCGGAGCCACCGTGATCATCGCGTTGACCGGCCTGACGGTGGTGGGTATCCCGTTCCTCGGAGAGATGGGTCTCGCCGCGGCGTTTGCGGTTGCAATCGCTGTGCTGATGGCGCTGACCCTGGTCCCCGCCTTGCTCTCCTTTATGGGCACTCGGGCCCTGTCGCGTCGGGATCGCAAGCTGGTGGGGACGGACGTCACGGAGAAGAACGGCTTCATCGCCGGCTGGGCGCGTTTCGTCACGCGGCGTCGCGCCCTTAGCCTCCTGGGAGGCGCGGCACTGCTCGTCGTGGCGGCTGTACCGCTCATGTCGATGCAGACGGCGCTCACCATGCCTGGAGGAGAGGATCCCGACTCTACGCAGCGCGCCGCCTACGAGATCGTCGCTGACAAGTTCGGCGACGGCGCCCAGGACCCGCTGGTCGTTCTCGTGCGATCCGACAATGTCGAGACGGTGCTTTCCGGTGTCGTCGACAACCTTGCCGAACTCGACAACGTCGACATGGTGATCCCCGCCGCTGTGACAGACGACGGTGACACGGCGATGCTGACGGTCATGTCGAAGTACGGCCCGCTCGATTCGCGCACGACAGACCTCGTGCACGACATCCGCGCCGAAGATGGCGAGATCAGTGGAGCGCAGCTTCTCGTTACGGGAGCAACAGCAATCGGCTTGGATTCCGACGAGCAGCTGCAGTCCGCCCTCACGATGTACATCGCACTCATCGTCGGACTCTCGCTGGTCCTGATGGTGATCCTGTTCCGTTCGCTTCTCATCCCCCTCGTCGCGACCGCGGGCTTCCTGTTGTCGCTCGGCGCAGGCCTAGGCGCAACCGTCGCGATCTTCCAGTGGGGTTGGCTCGACGCCATCGTCCAAGCTCCGCAGGGGAACCCGCTGCTGAGCCTCCTGCCCATCGTGGTCACGGGCATTCTCTTCGGGCTGGCGATGGACTACCAGGTGTTCCTCGTCTCTCGCATGCACGAGGCTCACGAGCGGGGGCTGACGCCACTGGAGGCCGTGCGCGCGGGCTTCCGACACTCGGCAGTCGTCGTCGTGGCGGCAGCCGCCATCATGGCCGCCGTTTTCGGAGGATTCGCCATGAGCCATTCCTCCCTGGTCGGCTCCATCGCCATGGCTCTCACCGTCGGCGTCATCGCGGATGCGTTCATCGTCCGGATGATTCTCGTGCCAGCAGCGCTCTCGTTGATGGGCAAGGCGGCATGGTGGATTCCCAAGTGGCTCGACCGTGTCCTTCCCACTATCGATGTTGAGGGGGCGGGTCTTGACCCGCAGCCAGCGCCACGACCCGAGAACGCGCCCGTCGCCGCGCGTGACGCTGTAGGGGTCGGACGATGA
- a CDS encoding sensor histidine kinase, translated as MMMMTRRRRTVSLHRWEWLLDVVALVAFIVAAVTIIADRTWWTSPGLVVAAAAVIGRRRVPVWAAMGAVVASGVVLFTPNIAFPTWVLAEVVLFTLAIRAPKTWTLVLAAVHALVLYAGAIVVFDERPWEPVALILPVWTAAVVAFGMALRSNDDYVRALEAQAQSAVAFRESEVARHVGEERLRIARDLHDSVAHSVSVISLHAGSAERHLEKDPERVTASLRQIRASSREVVDELQEILTLLRDPLGSSETEEVPGPAALDSLVATARRAGLHVQQTLDPLPSLDRSVGVAVYRILQESFTNALKHGAGDVVVSVRAKGNMVHIDVNNAVAHGGAQGSGFGIVGMTERAASVHGTLEAVHKGGRFEVTAQLPMHLHSHEGEY; from the coding sequence ATGATGATGATGACGAGGAGGCGGCGGACAGTGAGCCTGCACCGTTGGGAATGGCTGCTGGACGTCGTCGCCCTCGTCGCGTTCATCGTGGCCGCGGTCACGATCATCGCGGATCGCACATGGTGGACGTCTCCGGGCTTGGTCGTGGCCGCGGCGGCCGTGATCGGTCGGCGGCGTGTGCCCGTGTGGGCAGCAATGGGCGCGGTGGTTGCGAGCGGGGTGGTGCTGTTCACGCCGAACATCGCCTTCCCGACCTGGGTCCTTGCCGAGGTTGTCCTCTTCACCCTCGCTATCCGCGCCCCAAAGACATGGACCCTCGTTCTCGCCGCGGTGCATGCCCTCGTGCTGTACGCCGGAGCGATTGTCGTTTTTGATGAGCGCCCGTGGGAGCCAGTCGCGCTGATCCTTCCCGTGTGGACCGCTGCGGTTGTCGCCTTCGGGATGGCCTTGCGGTCCAACGATGACTACGTCCGGGCCTTGGAAGCGCAAGCACAGTCAGCGGTCGCCTTCCGCGAGAGCGAGGTGGCGCGCCACGTCGGGGAAGAACGACTGCGAATCGCCCGAGACCTGCACGATTCCGTCGCCCATTCAGTGTCGGTCATATCGCTCCACGCGGGATCCGCGGAGCGACACCTCGAGAAAGACCCCGAACGCGTCACAGCCTCCCTCCGACAGATCCGCGCGTCCAGTCGGGAAGTGGTGGACGAGCTCCAGGAGATCCTGACTCTTCTTCGCGACCCCCTCGGATCGAGCGAGACTGAGGAAGTTCCTGGTCCCGCGGCACTCGATTCTCTCGTCGCGACAGCGCGCCGGGCCGGACTACACGTGCAGCAGACCCTCGATCCGCTGCCAAGCTTGGACCGCTCTGTCGGAGTCGCCGTGTATCGGATTCTGCAGGAGTCTTTCACCAACGCGCTGAAGCACGGCGCCGGTGATGTCGTCGTAAGCGTTCGGGCAAAGGGGAACATGGTGCACATCGACGTGAACAACGCGGTGGCACATGGAGGGGCCCAAGGCTCGGGTTTCGGAATCGTCGGGATGACGGAACGTGCGGCCAGTGTGCACGGGACCCTCGAAGCTGTACACAAGGGCGGTCGATTCGAAGTGACGGCGCAACTGCCGATGCACCTCCACTCACACGAAGGCGAGTATTGA
- a CDS encoding response regulator → MTTVVLIDDQGIVRAGIRGVLESADITVLGEAQDGGIGVGLVREVLPDVVLMDLRMPGINGVEATRRIRADSSLASTRVLVLTTFDGDADVLAALRAGADGFISKSAEPDELIDAVERTAAGESSLSPRASRAVTAHLASEGEPRKPDAELSARVASLTPRERDFVIAAATGADNAEIAAAQSISPFTVKTHLNRAMAKLEARDRGQLVAIAYRSGLAP, encoded by the coding sequence ATGACGACCGTCGTGCTCATCGATGATCAGGGGATCGTCCGCGCTGGCATCCGCGGGGTGCTCGAGTCCGCGGACATCACTGTTCTGGGGGAAGCGCAGGATGGAGGAATCGGCGTCGGACTTGTCCGCGAGGTCCTCCCCGACGTCGTGCTCATGGACCTGCGCATGCCAGGGATCAACGGGGTCGAAGCGACGAGACGGATTCGGGCCGATTCTTCCCTGGCATCGACGCGCGTTCTGGTGCTCACGACCTTTGACGGCGACGCGGACGTACTCGCCGCGTTGCGAGCCGGTGCGGACGGGTTCATCAGCAAGTCCGCCGAGCCGGATGAACTCATCGACGCCGTGGAACGTACAGCTGCCGGCGAGTCGAGCTTGTCCCCTCGAGCTTCCCGTGCTGTCACCGCCCATCTTGCGTCCGAAGGCGAACCTCGGAAGCCGGACGCGGAACTCAGCGCGCGCGTTGCCTCGCTGACCCCTCGCGAGCGAGACTTTGTCATCGCCGCCGCGACAGGCGCCGACAACGCTGAGATCGCGGCAGCGCAGTCGATCTCTCCGTTCACGGTGAAGACGCATCTCAACCGCGCCATGGCGAAACTCGAAGCCCGTGACCGGGGGCAGCTGGTAGCTATCGCCTACCGGAGCGGGCTCGCGCCCTGA
- a CDS encoding phosphotransferase family protein encodes MNSDSKIPLARPVIGSLVERHLGLLVNDMADLTDGMYNAAYRLSLSDGSQVVLKVAPPDDAPRLRYEHGLMRSEVSFYGHARGRAPVPAVLASDFSRQVADRDIVILSFLDGGPLNRVSDSLTPAGRVAVRSQLGEAAAQLHAVKGSSFGYERPTDGLALSGSSWGEAFQRMWDAAVWDIDHYRVRTDIPTADLRAVIRGHLGLLNEVDEPALVHFDLWDGNVFACADGHTARLSGIIDGERMFWGDPLADFVSTSLFRNPADDSDFNAGYARAGGTRWDFNEQQRTRLALYTAYLCMLMLAEAVPRGYSGPTVDADQRFVADRLHESLRLLR; translated from the coding sequence GTGAACAGTGACTCGAAAATTCCTCTGGCCCGACCCGTGATCGGCTCGCTCGTGGAGCGACATCTTGGTCTGCTGGTAAACGACATGGCCGATCTCACCGACGGGATGTACAACGCGGCCTATCGTCTCAGCCTGTCGGACGGGTCTCAGGTCGTTCTGAAGGTCGCCCCACCGGACGATGCCCCTCGCCTTCGTTACGAGCATGGTCTGATGCGCTCTGAGGTGTCCTTCTACGGGCACGCCCGCGGGAGGGCCCCGGTGCCCGCGGTGCTCGCCAGTGATTTCAGTCGCCAGGTGGCCGACCGGGATATCGTCATCCTCTCCTTCCTTGACGGCGGGCCACTCAATCGGGTCTCTGACTCGCTGACGCCCGCTGGGCGAGTCGCCGTGAGGTCACAGCTCGGGGAGGCGGCCGCCCAGCTCCACGCGGTGAAGGGGTCGAGCTTCGGATACGAACGGCCGACGGATGGGCTGGCGCTGAGCGGGAGCTCGTGGGGCGAGGCGTTCCAGCGCATGTGGGACGCTGCGGTTTGGGATATCGACCACTATCGTGTTCGCACCGATATTCCGACCGCCGATCTTCGCGCGGTGATCCGAGGTCATCTCGGACTACTCAACGAGGTGGACGAGCCCGCTCTGGTTCATTTCGACCTCTGGGACGGCAACGTCTTCGCATGTGCGGACGGTCACACCGCGAGGCTGAGTGGCATCATCGACGGCGAGCGGATGTTCTGGGGCGATCCCCTCGCCGACTTCGTGTCAACGTCCCTCTTCCGGAACCCTGCCGACGACTCGGACTTCAACGCGGGATATGCCCGAGCGGGTGGGACCCGGTGGGATTTCAATGAACAGCAGAGGACCCGGCTGGCGCTCTACACGGCGTATCTCTGCATGCTGATGCTCGCTGAAGCTGTTCCGCGCGGCTATAGCGGCCCGACCGTCGACGCGGATCAACGGTTCGTCGCGGACCGGCTGCACGAATCCCTACGGCTGTTGAGGTGA
- a CDS encoding MarR family winged helix-turn-helix transcriptional regulator encodes MTLVQVWTSEDFQASMAVRAGVRIQSRDIPALLLLGLNGPMRPSELALALRVSGGTVSKVADRLVLGGFAARVAVATDARASRIALTRDGVAAATALFDEGERILAGLFDDWKPEELHSFSTMLGRVVDRVSAGPPE; translated from the coding sequence ATGACGCTCGTCCAGGTCTGGACCTCTGAGGATTTTCAAGCATCTATGGCGGTACGAGCCGGCGTACGCATCCAATCCAGGGATATCCCCGCGTTGTTACTACTGGGGCTGAATGGTCCGATGAGGCCCAGCGAGCTCGCCCTCGCGCTTCGCGTGTCCGGCGGCACTGTAAGCAAGGTCGCGGATCGACTTGTTCTCGGTGGGTTCGCGGCACGGGTCGCGGTGGCCACCGATGCTCGCGCGTCACGCATCGCCCTGACTCGGGACGGAGTCGCGGCGGCGACCGCGCTCTTCGACGAGGGCGAACGGATCCTCGCGGGCCTCTTCGACGACTGGAAGCCTGAGGAGCTTCACTCCTTCTCCACGATGCTGGGCCGCGTCGTTGATCGCGTGTCCGCTGGACCGCCCGAGTAG
- a CDS encoding FAD-binding protein: protein MTSGTFDLIVVGFGAAGVAAAIEAADAGATVLAIDRGFGGGATALSGGIVYAGGGTRYQRAAGVDDDPDNMFRYLTQEVRGAVSDDTLRRFCDESAETISWLERQGASFQASLAPFKTSYPTDRHYLYYSGNEKAHPYKGHARPAPRGHRQIAKGLGSGKVLYSRLKASALKKGVVFLPHTTVDELIIEDGTVVGVRYRSADERNLPASYARRSVLAAKAGNWAPAIGERVAATLQRDWESAARPGEARGRAVLLSGGGFVHNPEWMKKWSGPYRDISPLGTAADDGGAISLGLSAGGATDHMDRMTAWRFINPPSAMAEGVVVDGAGQRIANEDLYGATFADHMVREHDARGYLILDSKQWRKARRQIRTQTNSFQLLQLLYLYTIGHRKGRDLSALARKLDLPVNATAATITAYNSGILSGAGDPAGKAPELSSTVMSGPFFAVDLSVKNSPFYPAPGLTLGGLKVDEQSGGVLTEAGQVIPGLFAAGRSAVGVCSVGYISGLSIADCFFSGRRVGRIVARAVEATADPAESAAL from the coding sequence ATGACATCCGGAACATTCGACCTCATCGTCGTGGGCTTTGGCGCCGCAGGAGTTGCAGCGGCCATCGAAGCGGCGGATGCGGGAGCGACGGTGCTTGCCATCGACCGCGGATTCGGTGGGGGAGCGACGGCGCTGTCAGGCGGCATCGTCTACGCCGGCGGCGGAACCCGCTACCAGAGGGCCGCGGGGGTCGACGATGACCCGGACAATATGTTCCGGTACCTGACGCAGGAAGTCCGTGGTGCAGTGAGCGATGACACTCTTCGTCGGTTCTGCGATGAGAGCGCCGAGACCATCTCATGGCTAGAGCGACAGGGAGCGTCATTCCAGGCTTCGCTCGCCCCGTTCAAGACGTCGTATCCGACGGACCGCCACTATCTGTACTACTCAGGCAACGAAAAAGCACACCCCTATAAGGGGCATGCGCGGCCTGCTCCGCGTGGGCACAGGCAGATCGCGAAGGGGCTCGGCTCCGGCAAAGTTCTGTACTCGCGACTGAAGGCGAGCGCGCTGAAGAAGGGCGTCGTTTTCCTGCCGCACACCACGGTCGACGAACTCATCATCGAGGACGGCACGGTTGTGGGAGTTCGCTACCGGTCAGCGGATGAGCGCAACCTGCCTGCCAGCTACGCCCGCCGTAGCGTCCTCGCTGCAAAGGCGGGAAACTGGGCGCCGGCAATCGGGGAGCGCGTCGCCGCGACTCTGCAGCGAGATTGGGAGAGTGCGGCTCGGCCAGGAGAGGCACGCGGTCGTGCTGTGCTTCTCTCCGGGGGTGGCTTTGTGCATAACCCTGAGTGGATGAAGAAATGGTCGGGACCGTACCGAGACATCTCACCGCTCGGGACAGCGGCAGACGACGGCGGAGCGATCTCCCTCGGACTGTCCGCGGGCGGTGCGACGGACCACATGGACCGCATGACCGCGTGGCGCTTCATCAACCCCCCGAGCGCCATGGCTGAGGGCGTGGTCGTCGACGGGGCGGGTCAGCGAATCGCGAACGAAGACCTCTACGGCGCGACGTTTGCTGACCACATGGTGCGCGAACATGATGCGCGGGGATACCTGATCCTCGATTCGAAGCAGTGGCGCAAAGCACGCAGGCAGATCCGCACGCAGACCAACAGCTTCCAGCTTCTGCAGCTGCTCTACCTCTACACGATTGGTCATCGGAAGGGGCGTGATCTCAGCGCCCTTGCCCGCAAGCTCGACCTTCCCGTGAACGCCACCGCCGCGACGATCACCGCATACAACTCCGGAATTCTGTCGGGTGCGGGAGATCCCGCGGGGAAGGCACCGGAACTCTCCTCCACCGTGATGTCGGGACCGTTCTTCGCCGTTGACCTCTCAGTCAAGAACTCGCCGTTCTACCCTGCTCCGGGGCTCACTTTGGGTGGTCTCAAAGTGGACGAGCAGTCGGGCGGTGTGCTCACCGAAGCTGGACAGGTCATTCCGGGTCTGTTCGCCGCGGGGAGAAGCGCAGTCGGTGTGTGTTCTGTCGGCTACATCAGTGGCTTGTCTATCGCTGATTGCTTCTTCTCGGGACGACGGGTGGGACGAATCGTGGCGCGAGCCGTCGAGGCTACGGCGGATCCGGCGGAATCAGCCGCACTCTGA